In Luteibacter mycovicinus, a genomic segment contains:
- a CDS encoding AAA family ATPase, protein MYLQTFGLREPPFGDAPDTRFACLFAREREILAHVEYQSGSDDSSVTLITGEAGSGKSLLCLLMEADASHHGVRPVRRGADDYALGTTAWLRSMYAGFGLPLPLSAEANTEDHLVDGLAAGLGRLAHHVNHRFLLILDDVDTLHDHDLAIVERLLLACENANAPFHIVLVGSPALRERLEGSGAPSLAAHVRSRLPLAQLTPEESERYVRHRLHVAGTTQMPFSRLGLRSLRDDGKGNPRRLNTLAHRALERAAERGERSIGERALGFVAREVLPQHARYWLRRYRKPILAIGAMLAILFVGGAATWFLSGRSPSRPKNLATATPEQALAKFQDALPPPDTGKLRVWSELLARWQVTSKETSVANAIGCDAVIFPGFACVSGRGSLDQLRRFDRPLILELDDAHAKQEVLLVGAGDQDVRLYLGGKYVELTRDVFERVWNGRFYAVFRVDPAMPSKLARGDTGQGMSWLIGHLPADPAGGPPSTTFDRAVLSRVVAVQQRFGIAADGVVGPETMFALSSLEADGPHLARGIP, encoded by the coding sequence ATGTATCTACAAACCTTCGGGCTGCGCGAACCGCCGTTTGGCGATGCACCGGATACGCGCTTCGCGTGTCTGTTTGCGCGCGAACGCGAGATTCTCGCGCACGTCGAATACCAGTCCGGTTCAGACGATTCCAGTGTGACCCTGATTACTGGTGAGGCCGGGTCGGGCAAGAGCCTTCTGTGCCTGTTGATGGAAGCCGATGCATCCCACCATGGCGTGCGGCCCGTTCGCCGCGGTGCGGATGACTACGCGCTGGGCACGACGGCGTGGCTACGCTCGATGTACGCGGGATTCGGCTTGCCGCTTCCGCTGAGTGCGGAAGCCAACACCGAAGATCATCTGGTCGATGGCCTGGCCGCAGGGCTCGGGCGCCTGGCACATCACGTCAACCATCGCTTTCTGCTGATCCTGGATGATGTGGATACGCTCCACGATCATGATCTCGCCATCGTAGAGCGCCTTCTACTCGCGTGCGAGAATGCCAATGCGCCTTTCCACATCGTGCTGGTCGGATCGCCTGCGCTGCGCGAGCGCCTCGAGGGCTCCGGGGCGCCGTCGTTGGCCGCGCATGTCCGTAGTCGCTTGCCGTTGGCCCAGCTCACCCCGGAGGAAAGCGAGCGCTACGTGAGACATCGCTTGCATGTCGCCGGCACGACGCAGATGCCTTTCAGCCGGTTGGGGCTTCGAAGCCTGCGCGACGACGGCAAAGGGAATCCACGCCGACTCAATACGCTTGCCCATCGGGCGCTCGAGCGTGCGGCGGAGCGAGGCGAGCGCTCGATCGGTGAGCGCGCGCTGGGTTTCGTGGCGCGCGAGGTCCTGCCGCAACACGCCCGGTACTGGCTGCGCCGTTATCGCAAACCGATTCTGGCGATCGGTGCCATGCTGGCGATCCTGTTCGTGGGTGGTGCGGCCACGTGGTTTCTTTCCGGGCGTAGCCCATCGCGTCCCAAGAATCTCGCCACCGCGACGCCAGAGCAGGCCCTGGCCAAATTTCAGGACGCGCTTCCCCCGCCGGACACGGGCAAGCTACGCGTGTGGAGTGAACTGCTCGCACGGTGGCAGGTTACGTCGAAAGAGACATCGGTCGCCAACGCGATCGGCTGCGACGCGGTTATTTTTCCGGGCTTCGCCTGCGTCAGCGGTCGAGGATCGCTCGACCAGTTGCGTCGCTTCGATCGGCCACTCATTCTCGAGCTGGACGATGCGCACGCGAAGCAGGAAGTTCTGCTCGTAGGCGCTGGCGATCAGGACGTCCGCCTCTACCTCGGCGGCAAATACGTCGAACTTACACGTGACGTCTTCGAACGCGTATGGAACGGCCGCTTTTACGCAGTGTTTCGGGTCGATCCGGCAATGCCTTCCAAGCTGGCCCGCGGGGATACCGGCCAGGGGATGTCCTGGCTGATCGGCCATCTGCCGGCGGACCCGGCGGGGGGGCCGCCCTCGACGACGTTTGATCGCGCTGTGCTCTCACGTGTCGTCGCCGTCCAGCAGCGCTTCGGCATCGCGGCCGATGGCGTCGTCGGGCCGGAAACCATGTTCGCCCTTTCGTCGCTCGAGGCCGATGGTCCACACCTCGCCCGCGGCATCCCCTGA
- a CDS encoding rhomboid family intramembrane serine protease, whose product MFVQVDTRRRSRLCWATMLIVITCVVIFVGLALAGHNERADIMRHWGTVPAHLFGTGLPLWEQVSDPALLRLFTATFIHGGWLHLVSNLLFLVIFSLPAERSLGSPRFLLLFLLGGVVANLIGAISLTGARVAIIGCSGAVSAVVGAYVTLFPRARLGLVLPLGLFLEFVRVPAFVLIGIWALVQLLFSYAGASYGAVVWWTHIGGFLFGIVFAFFSRGAIVRRLRN is encoded by the coding sequence ATGTTCGTGCAGGTGGACACGCGACGCCGGTCGCGGCTGTGCTGGGCGACGATGTTGATCGTCATCACGTGCGTAGTGATCTTTGTCGGTCTGGCGCTGGCGGGTCACAACGAGCGTGCCGACATCATGAGGCATTGGGGTACGGTGCCGGCCCACCTGTTCGGGACCGGCTTGCCCTTGTGGGAGCAGGTGAGCGATCCGGCGCTGCTCCGCCTGTTCACCGCGACATTCATTCATGGCGGCTGGCTGCATCTGGTCAGCAACCTCCTCTTCCTCGTGATCTTCAGTCTGCCAGCGGAGCGGAGTCTCGGTTCGCCGCGTTTTCTTCTGCTGTTCCTGCTGGGTGGTGTCGTCGCCAATCTGATCGGCGCGATCTCGCTCACCGGTGCGCGGGTGGCGATCATCGGCTGCAGCGGCGCGGTATCGGCGGTCGTGGGTGCATATGTCACGCTCTTCCCACGCGCCAGGCTCGGGCTCGTGCTTCCGCTGGGGCTTTTCCTCGAGTTCGTACGCGTACCGGCCTTCGTGCTGATCGGTATCTGGGCCCTGGTGCAGCTGCTTTTCAGCTACGCCGGTGCGAGCTACGGCGCGGTGGTCTGGTGGACACACATCGGCGGGTTTCTCTTCGGCATCGTCTTCGCGTTCTTCTCGCGCGGTGCGATCGTTCGCCGTCTACGCAACTGA
- a CDS encoding glutamine amidotransferase encodes MKPLLIVRTGRAPDVINARHGDFPRWFQLGLRLRSPHLAVIDVEKGDTLPPPESVAGAVITGSASMVTERHAWSERTAGWIRDAMDRELPMLGVCYGHQLMSHALGGRVDYLPGGREMGTVPLTVHDGAGHDALAASLPPTFDAHTTHEQGVLELPRGAVSLASSRQDPHHLVRYGRHAVSTQFHPEFSTEVMRAYIRRRHDVLDREGLAPAAMLDAVVPTPHATRLLRGFVREHLRAAPAGMSVA; translated from the coding sequence ATGAAACCCTTGCTCATCGTTCGCACCGGCCGCGCGCCCGACGTGATCAACGCGCGCCACGGAGACTTTCCACGCTGGTTCCAGCTGGGCCTTCGTCTGCGTTCGCCTCATCTCGCCGTCATCGATGTCGAGAAAGGCGACACCCTTCCGCCGCCGGAATCCGTTGCCGGCGCGGTGATTACCGGTTCGGCTTCCATGGTGACGGAGCGGCATGCCTGGAGCGAACGCACGGCGGGATGGATCCGCGACGCGATGGATCGTGAACTTCCGATGCTTGGCGTGTGCTACGGACATCAGCTGATGTCGCATGCGCTCGGTGGGCGCGTGGACTACCTGCCCGGTGGCCGTGAAATGGGTACCGTGCCGCTAACGGTGCACGACGGTGCGGGGCATGACGCGCTCGCCGCATCGTTGCCGCCGACCTTCGATGCGCACACGACGCATGAGCAGGGGGTGCTCGAGCTACCGCGCGGCGCGGTGTCGCTGGCAAGCTCGCGGCAAGATCCCCATCATCTGGTCCGCTACGGCAGGCACGCGGTGAGCACGCAGTTTCATCCGGAGTTCTCGACCGAGGTGATGCGTGCCTATATCCGGCGCCGGCATGACGTGCTTGACCGGGAAGGACTCGCCCCTGCGGCCATGCTGGACGCCGTGGTGCCGACGCCGCATGCGACACGGCTGCTGCGCGGTTTCGTCCGCGAGCACCTGCGGGCCGCGCCCGCCGGAATGTCAGTTGCGTAG
- a CDS encoding GspE/PulE family protein produces MAVNPQHAALLGRRGRLELDEVLASLMVDGYLGAEDAKRVRMGSRSGKSAIELHPLVVVSSAKVDNAREPGRPLSLEVLVEWLAGKADLDYMKVDPMKVNVAQVTQVVSSAYAQRHRILPVAATASEVVFATAEPFDTSWATDLGHMLRRDIRRVVANPIDINRYLLEFYGVQRSIQLAVDAKGQDSANKIINFEQLVELGKGGELGADDRHVVHIVDWLLQYAFEQRASDIHLEPRRDAGQMRFRIDGVMQKVFELPPPVMTAVTARVKILSRMDVAEKRRPQDGRIKTRSAGGREVELRISTMPTAFGEKVVMRIFDPDLVMKDFSQLGFSEEEGRIWRGMVERPHGIVLVTGPTGSGKTTTLYSTLKHLAKPELNVCTVEDPIEMVSPDLNQMQVQASIDLDFAAGVRTLLRQDPDIIMVGEIRDLETAQMAVQASLTGHLVLSTLHTNDSPSAVTRLLDLGVPHYLIQSTLTGVVAQRLVRTLCPHCKRATAQDPDEWSVVTHGWDVPLPERVFEPVGCLECRKTGFLGRTGVYEMMPMSGRLRSLISAELDLGKFGAAALREGMKPLRISAAAQVAAGLTTVREVLNVLPPSDIEDTSAS; encoded by the coding sequence ATGGCAGTGAATCCGCAGCACGCCGCCCTCCTGGGCCGTCGTGGCCGGCTGGAGCTCGACGAGGTGCTCGCCTCGCTCATGGTGGACGGATACCTCGGCGCCGAGGACGCCAAGCGCGTCCGGATGGGTTCGCGCAGCGGAAAGTCGGCCATTGAATTGCACCCCCTCGTGGTGGTCTCGAGCGCCAAGGTCGACAACGCCCGCGAGCCGGGTCGCCCGCTCAGCCTGGAAGTCCTCGTGGAATGGCTCGCCGGCAAGGCCGACCTCGACTACATGAAGGTCGACCCCATGAAGGTGAACGTGGCGCAGGTCACCCAGGTGGTCAGCAGCGCGTACGCGCAACGTCACCGGATCCTGCCTGTGGCCGCCACCGCGAGCGAGGTGGTGTTCGCGACGGCGGAGCCGTTCGACACCAGCTGGGCGACGGATCTCGGCCATATGCTCCGCCGCGACATCCGTCGCGTCGTCGCCAACCCGATCGACATCAACCGCTATCTGCTCGAGTTCTACGGCGTGCAGCGCTCGATCCAGCTGGCCGTCGATGCCAAGGGTCAGGACTCCGCCAACAAGATCATCAACTTCGAGCAACTGGTCGAACTGGGCAAGGGCGGCGAGCTCGGCGCCGACGACCGCCACGTCGTCCATATCGTCGACTGGCTGCTGCAATACGCGTTCGAGCAGCGCGCGTCCGACATCCACCTCGAGCCCCGTCGCGACGCCGGACAGATGCGTTTTCGCATCGACGGCGTCATGCAGAAAGTCTTCGAGCTGCCGCCGCCGGTCATGACCGCGGTCACCGCACGCGTAAAGATCCTCTCGCGCATGGACGTCGCCGAAAAGCGCCGTCCGCAGGATGGCCGTATCAAGACGCGATCCGCCGGCGGACGCGAGGTGGAACTGCGTATCTCGACCATGCCGACGGCGTTCGGCGAAAAGGTCGTCATGCGTATCTTCGATCCCGATCTGGTGATGAAGGATTTCTCACAACTCGGCTTTTCGGAGGAGGAGGGGCGTATCTGGCGGGGCATGGTGGAACGCCCTCACGGCATCGTCCTGGTAACGGGACCGACAGGCTCGGGCAAAACCACCACGCTGTATTCGACACTCAAGCATCTGGCCAAGCCCGAGCTCAACGTTTGCACCGTCGAAGACCCGATCGAAATGGTCTCGCCCGATCTCAACCAGATGCAGGTGCAGGCGTCGATCGACCTGGATTTCGCCGCCGGCGTGCGCACGCTGCTCCGTCAGGATCCGGACATCATCATGGTCGGCGAAATCCGCGATCTCGAAACCGCGCAGATGGCGGTGCAGGCGTCGCTTACGGGCCATCTCGTCCTGTCGACGCTGCATACCAACGACTCGCCCAGTGCCGTGACCCGCCTGCTCGACCTGGGCGTACCGCATTACCTCATCCAGTCCACGCTGACGGGTGTCGTCGCGCAGCGACTGGTGCGTACGTTGTGCCCGCATTGCAAACGCGCGACCGCGCAGGATCCCGATGAGTGGAGCGTCGTGACGCATGGGTGGGATGTCCCGCTGCCCGAGCGCGTCTTCGAACCGGTCGGTTGCCTGGAGTGCCGCAAGACCGGCTTCCTCGGGCGTACCGGCGTTTACGAAATGATGCCGATGTCGGGGCGCCTGCGAAGCCTGATTTCGGCCGAGCTCGATCTCGGCAAGTTCGGCGCGGCGGCGCTACGCGAAGGCATGAAGCCCTTGCGCATCTCGGCGGCGGCGCAGGTGGCGGCAGGCCTGACGACCGTGCGCGAGGTACTCAACGTGCTTCCCCCCAGCGATATCGAAGATACTTCCGCGTCATGA
- the glyQ gene encoding glycine--tRNA ligase subunit alpha, which translates to MSAPTFQDVIQTLNRYWAEQGCVLVQPLDTEVGAGTFHPMTFLRSLGPEPWAAAYVQPCRRPTDGRYGDNPNRLQHYYQYQVMLKPNPDNILDLYIGSLKALGIDPLVHDLRFVEDNWESPTLGAWGLGWEVWLNGMEVTQFTYFQQAGGLECRPVTGEITYGLERLVMYLQNVDSIYDIVWTNAPHGVVTYGDVFHQNEVEQSTYNFEYANVPELFHWFDVCEGEAAKLIEAGLPLPAYEQVCKASHAFNLLDARRAISVTERQRYILRVRTLARSVAEAYVAQREKLGFPGLKNVKEAVNG; encoded by the coding sequence ATGTCCGCGCCCACATTCCAAGACGTGATCCAGACCCTGAACCGCTACTGGGCGGAGCAGGGCTGCGTGCTGGTCCAGCCGCTCGATACCGAAGTCGGCGCGGGCACCTTTCACCCGATGACCTTTCTCCGGTCGCTCGGACCGGAGCCCTGGGCCGCCGCTTACGTGCAGCCCTGCCGCCGGCCGACGGACGGTCGCTACGGCGACAACCCGAACCGTCTCCAGCATTACTACCAGTACCAGGTGATGCTGAAGCCGAACCCGGACAACATCCTCGATCTGTACATCGGATCGCTGAAGGCGCTGGGCATCGACCCCCTGGTGCACGACCTGCGTTTCGTCGAGGACAACTGGGAGTCGCCGACGCTGGGCGCCTGGGGTCTTGGCTGGGAGGTCTGGCTCAATGGCATGGAGGTCACCCAGTTCACCTACTTCCAGCAGGCCGGTGGCCTGGAATGCCGTCCCGTCACGGGTGAGATCACCTACGGCCTCGAGCGCCTGGTGATGTACCTGCAGAACGTCGACAGCATCTACGACATCGTGTGGACCAACGCGCCGCATGGCGTGGTCACCTACGGCGACGTCTTCCACCAGAACGAGGTGGAGCAGAGCACGTACAACTTCGAATACGCCAACGTGCCGGAGCTGTTCCACTGGTTCGACGTGTGCGAGGGCGAAGCGGCCAAACTGATCGAAGCCGGCCTGCCGCTGCCCGCGTACGAGCAGGTCTGCAAGGCCAGCCACGCGTTCAACCTGCTCGACGCGCGCCGGGCCATCAGCGTGACCGAGCGTCAGCGCTACATCCTGCGCGTTCGCACCCTGGCTCGCAGCGTGGCCGAGGCCTACGTCGCGCAGCGCGAAAAACTCGGTTTTCCCGGCCTGAAGAACGTCAAGGAGGCCGTCAATGGCTGA
- the glyS gene encoding glycine--tRNA ligase subunit beta produces the protein MADKRLPLLIELGTEELPPKALDDLAGAFARGVVEGLEKRGVAGGYEAAKTYASPRRLAVYIPDVAVAQPEQTVERRGPAIAASIGADGEPSKALIGFAQSCGVDVAALEKLETDKGAWFVFRAVKAGQSTAALLAEVVAESLKALPIPKAMRWGNREDSFVRPVHTLLMLHGADIVDGQILGLTSGRLSNGHRFHHPKPVHVADADSWLGALRGAHVLADPAERRQRVVDDVARVATGGVPRLSEGLLAEIANLTEWPVAIACTFEREFLDVPPEALVTTMETNQKFVPVFDEDGRLTEHFIGVANIESLDPAEIRKGYERVIRPRFADAKFFWDADLKTPLADHQEGLKNVTYQQSLGSLWDKTVRVAELARVIANRVGVDAGQATHAAALAKCDLLTRMVGEFPELQGVMGRYYATRQGLPADVADALDSFYQPRFGGDAIAAGKVGQVLAVAERLDTLAGIFAVGLKPSGNKDPFALRRAALGLARTLIEGGLDIDLRAALAEAFELVPEAAFVAGVKPGKDGKAPVVDIGARRRELGDEVHGFVLERLRGYYADQGFSADQFESVIAVSPATLPDFDRRLRAVGEFARRSEAASLAAANKRVANILRKQAEEAGAAPIPSTVDPAHFESDAERALHEALASARADTQGLLASGDYTGTLARLSALQGPVDTFFDDVLVNAENPAVRANRLALLAQLKAAFGAIADISRL, from the coding sequence ATGGCTGATAAGCGCCTGCCCCTCCTGATAGAGCTGGGCACCGAAGAACTGCCGCCCAAGGCCCTCGACGACCTCGCTGGCGCGTTCGCGCGCGGCGTCGTCGAAGGCCTGGAGAAGCGCGGCGTCGCCGGCGGCTACGAAGCCGCGAAGACCTACGCGTCGCCTCGCCGCCTCGCCGTCTACATCCCCGACGTGGCCGTCGCCCAGCCGGAGCAGACCGTGGAACGCCGCGGGCCCGCCATCGCGGCGAGCATCGGCGCCGACGGTGAGCCCAGCAAGGCGCTGATCGGCTTCGCGCAGTCGTGCGGCGTCGACGTCGCCGCGCTGGAGAAGCTCGAGACCGACAAGGGCGCGTGGTTCGTCTTCCGTGCCGTGAAGGCCGGCCAGTCCACCGCCGCCCTGCTGGCCGAGGTGGTCGCCGAGTCGCTCAAGGCGCTGCCGATTCCCAAGGCCATGCGCTGGGGCAACCGCGAGGACAGTTTCGTCCGCCCGGTGCACACCCTGCTCATGCTGCACGGTGCCGACATCGTCGATGGCCAGATCCTGGGCCTGACCAGCGGCCGCCTCAGCAACGGCCACCGCTTTCATCACCCCAAGCCGGTGCATGTCGCCGACGCCGACAGCTGGCTCGGCGCGCTGCGCGGCGCACATGTGCTCGCCGATCCGGCCGAGCGCCGCCAGCGCGTGGTCGATGACGTGGCGCGTGTGGCCACCGGCGGCGTGCCCCGCCTGTCCGAGGGCCTGCTCGCCGAGATCGCCAACCTCACGGAGTGGCCGGTCGCCATCGCCTGCACGTTCGAACGTGAGTTCCTCGATGTGCCGCCCGAAGCGCTGGTCACCACGATGGAGACCAATCAGAAGTTCGTGCCGGTGTTCGATGAAGACGGTCGCCTGACCGAGCACTTCATCGGCGTCGCCAATATCGAGAGTCTCGATCCGGCGGAGATCCGCAAGGGCTACGAGCGCGTGATCCGCCCACGCTTCGCCGACGCCAAGTTCTTCTGGGACGCCGACCTCAAGACGCCGCTGGCCGATCATCAGGAAGGCCTGAAGAACGTCACCTACCAGCAGTCGCTGGGCAGCCTCTGGGACAAGACGGTCCGTGTGGCCGAGCTGGCCCGTGTCATCGCCAACCGCGTCGGCGTCGACGCCGGCCAGGCGACGCATGCCGCGGCGTTGGCCAAGTGCGATCTGCTGACCCGCATGGTGGGTGAATTCCCCGAACTGCAGGGCGTGATGGGTCGCTACTACGCGACGCGCCAGGGTCTTCCGGCCGACGTGGCCGATGCCCTCGACAGCTTCTACCAGCCGCGCTTCGGTGGCGATGCCATCGCGGCGGGCAAGGTCGGCCAGGTACTGGCGGTGGCCGAACGCCTCGATACCCTCGCGGGCATTTTCGCCGTCGGGCTCAAGCCGAGCGGCAACAAGGACCCGTTCGCGTTGCGTCGCGCCGCACTTGGCCTCGCACGCACCCTTATCGAGGGGGGGCTCGACATCGATCTGCGCGCCGCGCTGGCCGAGGCCTTCGAACTGGTTCCCGAGGCGGCATTCGTGGCCGGCGTGAAGCCGGGCAAGGATGGCAAGGCGCCGGTCGTGGACATCGGTGCCCGTCGCCGCGAGCTGGGCGACGAAGTGCACGGCTTCGTGCTCGAACGCCTGCGTGGGTATTACGCGGACCAGGGCTTCTCGGCCGACCAGTTCGAGTCCGTGATCGCGGTGAGCCCGGCGACGTTGCCCGATTTCGACCGCCGGCTTCGTGCGGTGGGCGAGTTCGCCCGTCGCAGTGAGGCGGCCAGTCTTGCCGCCGCGAACAAGCGTGTCGCGAACATCCTGCGCAAGCAGGCCGAGGAAGCGGGTGCGGCACCCATTCCGTCGACGGTCGATCCGGCGCACTTCGAGTCCGACGCCGAACGTGCCCTGCATGAGGCGCTCGCTTCCGCCCGCGCGGACACGCAGGGGCTACTGGCCTCCGGTGACTACACCGGAACGCTGGCGCGCCTCTCGGCGCTGCAGGGGCCGGTCGACACGTTCTTCGACGACGTGCTGGTCAACGCGGAAAATCCGGCGGTGCGCGCCAATCGTCTCGCACTGCTTGCGCAGCTCAAGGCGGCGTTTGGCGCCATCGCGGACATCTCGCGGCTTTAA
- a CDS encoding helix-turn-helix domain-containing protein translates to MSEIARRCGFSEGVVRSWRDGNTDPSRGRCVTMAKTLGLSLVWLAAGEGPMMLDGSGDDAVARTETTETARGRDGREGTVSSALDASRLAAAMKLLQSDIELTGSRFSPVRHADLVAEMYSILGRSGESDYADRMIAFRHTLMSRVADDQSSAAA, encoded by the coding sequence GTGAGCGAAATCGCTCGCCGGTGCGGCTTCTCTGAAGGCGTGGTGCGCAGCTGGCGCGATGGCAACACCGATCCTTCGCGGGGCCGTTGCGTCACGATGGCCAAGACGCTGGGCCTTTCGCTGGTCTGGCTCGCCGCTGGCGAAGGCCCGATGATGCTGGACGGATCGGGCGACGATGCCGTGGCCCGTACCGAAACCACCGAGACCGCGCGCGGTCGCGACGGGCGCGAGGGTACGGTGTCGTCCGCACTCGACGCATCCCGCCTCGCGGCGGCGATGAAGCTGCTGCAGTCGGATATCGAGTTGACCGGTAGCCGGTTTTCGCCGGTGCGTCACGCCGATCTGGTGGCCGAGATGTATTCGATCCTCGGACGCTCCGGCGAGTCGGATTATGCGGACCGGATGATCGCGTTCCGTCACACGCTCATGTCGCGCGTCGCAGACGATCAGTCCAGCGCCGCGGCCTGA